One segment of Onychomys torridus chromosome 3, mOncTor1.1, whole genome shotgun sequence DNA contains the following:
- the Shh gene encoding LOW QUALITY PROTEIN: sonic hedgehog protein (The sequence of the model RefSeq protein was modified relative to this genomic sequence to represent the inferred CDS: deleted 1 base in 1 codon), with protein sequence MLLLARCLLVVLASSLLVCPGLACGPGRGFGKRRHPKKLTPLAYKQFIPNVAEKTLGASGRYEGKITRNSERFKELTPNYNPDIIFKDEENTGADRLMTQRCKDKLNALAISVMNQWPGVKLRVTEGWDEDGHHSEESLHYEGRAVDITTSDRDRNKYGLLARLAVEAGFDWVYYESKAHIHCSVKAENSVAAKSGGCFPGSATVHLEQGGTKLVKDLRPGDRVLAADDQGRLLYSDFLTFLDRDEGAKKVFYVIETREPRERLLLTAAHLLFVAPHNDSGAAGPASGPSALFASRVRPGQRVYVVAERGGDRRLLPAAVHSVTLREEAAGAYAPLTAHGTILINRVLASCYAVIEEHGWAHRAFAPFRLAHALLAALAPARTDAGGGGSVPAPQPAAEARGSGPASGIHWYSQLLYQIGTWLLDSETLHPLGMAVKSS encoded by the exons ATGCTGCTGCTAGCGAGATGTCTTCTGGTGGTCCTCGCTTCCTCGCTACTGGTGTGCCCCGGGCTGGCGTGCGGGCCCGGCAGGGGCTTTGGAAAGAGGCGGCACCCCAAAAAGCTGACCCCTTTAGCCTACAAGCAGTTTATCCCCAACGTAGCCGAGAAGACCCTAGGGGCCAGCGGCAGATACGAAGGGAAGATCACAAGAAACTCCGAACGATTTAAGGAACTCACCCCCAATTATAACCCCGACATCATATTTAAGGATGAGGAAAACACGGGAGCAGACCGGCTGATGACTCAG AGGTGCAAAGACAAGCTAAATGCCTTGGCTATCTCTGTGATGAACCAGTGGCCGGGAGTGAAGCTACGTGTGACTGAGGGCTGGGATGAGGATGGCCATCATTCAGAAGAGTCTCTACACTACGAGGGCCGAGCGGTGGACATCACCACGTCTGACCGTGACCGCAACAAGTATGGCTTGCTGGCGCGCCTAGCAGTGGAAGCCGGCTTCGACTGGGTCTACTACGAATCTAAGGCACACATCCACTGCTCTGTGAAAGCAG AGAACTCGGTGGCGGCCAAATCCGGGGGCTGCTTCCCGGGATCCGCCACAGTGCACCTGGAGCAGGGTGGCACCAAGCTGGTGAAGGACCTGCGTCCGGGTGACCGCGTGTTAGCCGCTGACGACCAGGGCCGGCTGCTGTACAGCGACTTCCTCACCTTCCTGGACCGCGACGAAGGCGCCAAGAAGGTCTTTTACGTGATCGAGACGCGGGAGCCGCGCGAACGCCTGCTGCTCACCGCCGCGCACCTGCTCTTCGTGGCGCCGCACAACGACTCGGGAGCCGCGGGGCCTGCCTCCGGACCGAGCGCGCTCTTCGCCAGCCGCGTGCGC CCGGGCCAGCGTGTGTACGTGGTGGCCGAACGCGGCGGGGACCGCCGGCTGCTGCCAGCCGCGGTGCACAGCGTGACGCTGCGTGAGGAGGCCGCGGGCGCGTACGCGCCACTCACGGCGCACGGCACCATCCTCATCAACCGGGTGCTGGCCTCGTGCTACGCCGTCATCGAGGAGCACGGCTGGGCGCACCGGGCCTTCGCGCCCTTCCGCTTGGCGCACGCGCTCCTGGCCGCGCTGGCGCCCGCCCGCACGGacgctgggggtgggggcagcgtCCCCGCACCCCAACCCGCAGCGGAGGCGAGGGGCTCAGGGCCGGCCTCGGGCATCCACTGGTACTCGCAGCTGCTCTACCAAATTGGCACCTGGCTGTTGGACAGCGAGACCTTGCATCCCTTGGGAATGGCGGTCAAGTCCAGCTGA